The Phoenix dactylifera cultivar Barhee BC4 chromosome 15, palm_55x_up_171113_PBpolish2nd_filt_p, whole genome shotgun sequence genome contains a region encoding:
- the LOC103704233 gene encoding proline-rich receptor-like protein kinase PERK4, which produces MESPELVLHLRRNMAESPPLSNSSSPAPQAAPPPKSSPPPPPSPPPSSAPPPATPTAPPPKNSPPQSNKSPSPPAPPSDSTVPPPPPAQSGAVPGPPPKSTSGKTSPSPTPKVDSKLPSKNDKNSSSSAGQGGGQGEATNLPLVVGTAVGITLFVIALLAVAICCCFKRKKPRNNMHYYDPSVPKGDGYYNNGSLPKWQHQGMDPMGKIPPPPGVAAPGGGGWQQSPPPAMMSSGDMSSGYSGPHGPPLPPPSPSIALGFNKSTFTYEELAAVTNGFSQGNLVGQGGFGYVYKGILPNGKEVAVKQLKSGSGQGEREFQAEVEIISRVHHRHLVSLVGYCIAGSQRMLVYEFVPNKTLEYHLHGKDLPVMDFPTRIKIALGSAKGLAYLHEDCHPRIFHRDIKAANILLDNKFEAMVADFGLAKLNSDNDTHVSTRVMGTFGYLAPEYASSGKLTEKSDVFSFGVMLLELITGRRPVDDTHAFMEDSLVDWARPVLSRALSNENFDELVDPHLENDYNAIEMQRMIACAAACVRHSARRRPKMSQIVRALEGDTSLEDLNEGVKPGQSSYFNSSSDYESGSYSANMRQFRRVVLGGEEFSNEYSGQTNDYGLNASDLSSSGELNAFGNQRHRAR; this is translated from the exons ATGGAGTCTCCTGAGCTGGTACTCCATCTTCGTAGAAACATGGCCGAGTCTCCCCCTCTTTCCAATTCTTCATCCCCAGCACCTCAGGCGGCGCCACCCCCAAAGTCTTCGCCGCCACCGCCCCCATCACCACCACCCTCCTCGGCACCTCCACCCGCCACCCCAACTGCTCCACCTCCAAAGAATTCTCCACCTCAATCAAACAAATCTCCCTCTCCGCCTGCTCCACCATCTGATTCTACCGTGCCACCGCCACCACCAGCTCAGTCGGGTGCAGTGCCTGGGCCCCCTCCAAAGAGTACTTCTGGGAAGACATCACCTTCGCCGACACCCAAGGTAGACTCGAAGCTACCTTCGAAGAATGACAaaaacagcagcagcagcgccGGCCAAGGTGGCGGCCAAGGCGAGGCAACTAATTTACCCCTTGTTGTGGGGACTGCTGTGGGTATAACTCTATTCGTCATTGCTTTGCTGGCCGTTGCGATATGCTGCTGCTTTAAGAGGAAGAAGCCTCGCAATAACATGCACTATTATGATCCTTCAGTGCCCAAAG GTGATGGCTACTATAACAATGGATCACTCCCAAAATGGCAACACCAAGGGATGGACCCCATGGGCAAGATTCCACCACCTCCAGGAGTGGCTGCCCCAGGTGGAGGCGGGTGGCAGCAGTCGCCACCTCCGGCAATGATGAGCAGCGGTGACATGAGCTCGGGTTACTCAGGCCCCCATGGTCCTCCGTTGCCTCCCCCTTCACCCAGCATTGCCTTGGGGTTCAACAAGAGCACCTTCACCTACGAGGAGCTGGCGGCTGTAACAAACGGGTTCTCTCAGGGCAATCTCGTAGGGCAAGGCGGGTTCGGCTACGTGTACAAGGGCATACTCCCTAATGGAAAGGAGGTCGCCGTGAAGCAGCTCAAGTCGGGGAGTGgacagggagagagagagttccAAGCTGAGGTTGAAATCATCAGCAGAGTTCACCATCGCCACCTTGTGTCCCTTGTTGGATATTGCATTGCTGGGTCGCAACGGATGCTCGTCTATGAGTTTGTTCCCAACAAAACTCTTGAATACCATCTTCATG GAAAAGATCTTCCGGTAATGGATTTTCCAACAAGAATTAAAATTGCATTAGGATCAGCAAAAGGCCTTGCCTACTTGCACGAAGACT GCCACCCTCGCATTTTCCATCGTGACATTAAAGCTGCTAACATTCTCTTGGATAATAAATTTGAAGCCATG GTTGCGGATTTTGGACTGGCCAAGTTAAATTCTGACAATGACACACATGTTTCGACGCGTGTGATGGGAACTTTTGG GTATTTGGCTCCAGAGTATGCATCAAGCGGTAAGCTGACGGAGAAATCCGACGTCTTCTCGTTTGGTGTGATGCTTTTGGAGCTGATAACTGGACGACGCCCTGTTGACGATACCCATGCATTCATGGAAGATAGCTTGGTTGATTGG GCAAGGCCTGTTTTAAGCCGTGCATTGTCCAATGAAAATTTTGATGAGTTGGTAGATCCGCACCTGGAGAACGATTACAATGCAATAGAGATGCAACGCATGATAGCATGTGCTGCTGCTTGTGTTCGCCATTCCGCGAGGAGGCGCCCCAAGATGAGTCAG ATTGTGAGGGCATTGGAGGGTGACACAtcgcttgaagacttgaatgagGGGGTGAAGCCCGGGCAGAGTTCATACTTCAACTCAAGCTCAGATTATGAGTCAGGTTCGTATAGCGCAAACATGAGGCAGTTCAGGAGGGTTGTGCTTGGAGGCGAGGAGTTCAGCAATGAGTACAGTGGACAGACCAATGACTATGGGCTCAATGCCTCTGACTTGAGCAGCTCTGGGGAGTTGAATGCCTTTGGAAATCAGAGGCACAGAGCTCGTTGA